One window from the genome of Cryptomeria japonica chromosome 6, Sugi_1.0, whole genome shotgun sequence encodes:
- the LOC131050955 gene encoding coniferin beta-glucosidase, whose protein sequence is MEMIQTLFLCLLFSIVSTSVGLDRNDFPPNFKFGTASSAYQYEGAWREGGKGLSNWDAFTHSPGSIKDGSNGDVADDQYHKYLEDIELMVSLGIDIYRFSISWSRILPDGKGKINQAGIEYYNNFINALLQNGIQPFVTLFHFDLPNALQDSYGGWLSPHIVTDFEAYADICFKAFGDRVKYWATMNEPNLFVPLGYTVGLFPPTRCSMPLGKCVSGNSLSEPYVAAHNVLLAHADAVNTYRTKYQKIQGGSIGFVVSAPWYEPFQDTPDDRAAVDRILTFNIRWFLDPVVLGNYPSEMRERLGLRLPTIDSEISGKLAGSFDFIGINHYTTLYASTTPTPSLDSTTRFYADSMVYLTGERQGIPIGEPTGMDGLYVVPRGIQNMVEYVTQIYNKPPIFITENGYAESKTSSATLQEALEDVRRIHFHSDNLNYLAKAIRNGSDVRGYFIWSLLDNFEWRFGYTQRFGLYYVDKLSQSRYPKLSAEWLKQFLRMDASSTV, encoded by the exons ATGGAAATGATTCAAACTTTGTTTCTCTGCTTGTTATTTAGCATTGTCTCCACGAGTGTTGGGCTCGACAGGAACGACTTTCCCCCGAATTTCAAGTTTGGAACTGCTTCCTCTGCCTATCAG TATGAAGGTGCTTGGAGAGAAGGAGGTAAAGGTCTCAGCAACTGGGATGCCTTCACACATTCACCAG GGAGTATAAAAGATGGAAGCAATGGAGACGTAGCGGATGATCAATATCACAAATATCTG GAAGATATCGAGCTCATGGTGTCACTTGGGATAGACATTTATAGATTCTCCATATCCTGGTCTCGAATCCTTCCAG ATGGTAAAGGTAAAATCAACCAGGCTGGGATTGAGTACTACAATAATTTTATCAATGCTCTTCTTCAAAATGGTATCCAACCATTTGTTACATTATTCCACTTCGACCTTCCAAATGCACTTCAAGACTCCTACGGTGGATGGCTCAGTCCACATATAGT AACGGACTTTGAAGCCTACGCGGATATTTGTTTCAAAGCCTTTGGTGACCGGGTAAAGTACTGGGCTACAATGAACGAACCAAATCTTTTTGTTCCACTGGGTTATACCGTTGGATTATTTCCTCCTACAAGGTGTTCAATGCCTTTGGGAAAGTGTGTTTCTGGAAATTCCTTGTCTGAGCCATATGTTGCTGCACACAATGTTTTGCTCGCCCATGCAGATGCAGTCAACACATACAGGACCAAATATCAG AAAATTCAAGGAGGATCTATTGGATTTGTGGTTAGCGCACCATGGTATGAACCCTTTCAAGACACTCCTGATGACAGAGCAGCTGTCGACAGAATTCTCACATTCAATATCCGATG GTTTCTGGACCCAGTTGTTCTGGGAAATTATCCTAGTGAAATGCGTGAACGACTGGGATTGCGCCTACCAACTATTGATTCAGAAATATCTGGGAAGCTTGCAGGATCATTCGATTTCATCGGCATAAACCACTACACAACCTTGTATGCAAGCACTACCCCTACTCCTTCCCTCGACTCCACTACGCGATTCTATGCGGACTCCATGGTTTATTTGACCGGCGAAAGACAAGGAATTCCCATTGGAGAACCA ACAGGAATGGACGGTTTATATGTTGTGCCTCGTGGAATTCAGAATATGGTGGAATATGTAACACAAATCTACAACAAGCCTCCTATTTTCATCACAGAAAACG GGTATGCAGAATCCAAGACCTCCTCTGCCACATTACAGGAAGCTTTGGAAGACGTGAGGAGAATACATTTTCACAGCGATAACTTGAATTACTTGGCAAAGGCAATCAG GAATGGATCAGATGTGCGTGGATACTTCATTTGGTCTCTTCTTGACAATTTTGAGTGGCGATTTGGGTACACACAGAGATTTGGGCTATATTATGTGGATAAGCTTTCTCAGAGCAGATATCCGAAGCTATCTGCTGAATGGCTAAAGCAATTTCTTCGCATGGACGCAAGCAGCACAGTTTAA